The following are encoded together in the Capsulimonas corticalis genome:
- a CDS encoding GIY-YIG nuclease family protein, whose amino-acid sequence MAYCYALKCADDCYYVGFTRDLEMRMFTHFLAPAVKWLLLHPPREILYVIRCSDESTERHETLLLMEQHGWQHVRGYRWVRQTLKKRPRDLARFFADEDPPQYVSDALLNEIKRRIEAWSGEWSPI is encoded by the coding sequence ATGGCTTATTGCTACGCGCTCAAGTGCGCCGACGACTGCTATTATGTGGGCTTTACCCGCGATTTGGAAATGCGGATGTTCACACATTTCTTGGCTCCCGCTGTGAAGTGGTTGCTGCTACATCCACCACGGGAGATCCTGTACGTAATCCGCTGCAGCGATGAATCCACCGAGCGCCATGAAACGCTACTGCTGATGGAGCAGCATGGCTGGCAGCATGTACGGGGATATCGGTGGGTTAGGCAAACATTGAAGAAGCGTCCGCGCGACTTGGCCAGGTTTTTTGCCGATGAAGATCCACCGCAATATGTTTCTGACGCCCTCTTGAACGAGATCAAACGGCGGATTGAGGCTTGGTCAGGCGAATGGTCGCCGATCTGA